Proteins encoded by one window of Drosophila melanogaster chromosome X:
- the Cph gene encoding chronophage, isoform I, giving the protein MRIKMPAVRIAQDSDSTENDAVATQDILTCGACQKAFALSDIVKFIQHKVLQCNKENYGQCATQNPQMDRDAEEGRPLSLVNRRPSISAPISGRKSAPASAAAAVAAAAAAAAAAAAASSTASGSRIHTPPPSPADLLADGASSTPKRLVDENDNTTPKDSETGATTLDSNAAPSSPAAIERQSSGDSSCEMEEQQDRQDKQSQPKQAKVKQEPYDEEGVNHHQNQDDDDDEEMEERSLAKRPKMELVDAEANTVHTEPSNYTCSTCKTRYTSAWRLIQHVQHSHGVKIYVESPGGGATLTVATPAALNNSALALAAAAAAASASGLASPQPAVSPNPAVTSSAKRSSPLGAAGSTILSTSVSSTCSNSLVNTSGGSISNTSSIGSPQQQQLQLQQQQAQQQQQRVQQQQRENLASAMAAGMRHHPLLPPPEAMHANPFQLLRMPLPPALAQAGNVVPTVAPLFGRPSPADHYRMEQLVSEQFRHHGFNLAAAAAAAQAQFNANGQVVGGVVSGSGEPRPPSSSSSGSQRGSVPPAALPPPSLSSQQQQQQQQAVQQQQQQGAQQQLQSAQQQQQSQQQSQQQQQITPGLVGGAGGSLKLEPQQMDFYSQRLRQLAGTTSPGAGSTVNSSSPSPRQKQSPHFASPSPSQQQQQQLATIPRPHSLTPPEKLGDASSENGSLGLILASTPRSASTPPSKTGDVSLQEPIAHCYSCSYCDKKFRFENNLIIHQRTHTGEKPYKCTACDFECSHIQKLMKHMRVHRSPADDQDNQDNQDDGSNADSLETNEADNDEDPNPDESEEELGDGDNDPDGDGDLDGEDEDEDELEECEDMDYKAEDLSVSNRIDGKSQSPKTTSSGATSLVGELMDKFGLSNIAQYSEAYKQALQESGRKEAAAAAAAAAAAADNNNRGGAGAPLSDKLNGLPVAALRLRDEFAKNCNMFQQPQDGGAPSQVPLFNPFPNPFELSKRMKMDGGDWWGMSQALHRNEALFENLKLKPLGLGGANSLIQGPLLKKESRQRNDTCEFCGKVFKNCSNLTVHRRSHTGEKPYKCELCSYACAQSSKLTRHMKTHGRTGKDVYRCRFCDMPFSVPSTLEKHMRKCVVNQGKAAAAANAVAAAQAAQAAAQHIQAAAQQAQAVQAQAVQAQAAQQSQQQQQQLSPMGVVGYPPQFVSGHNLSLPGSVSGDNDSNASSSMTGVHPISLKEEA; this is encoded by the exons ATTCCGACTCCACAGAGAACGATGCCGTGGCCACACAGGACATCCTCACGTGCGGCGCCTGCCAGAAGGCGTTCGCCCTCTCGGACATTGTTAAGTTCATCCAGCACAAGGTGCTGCAGTGCAACAAGGAGAACTATGGCCAGTGCGCCACCCAGAATCCGCAGATGGATCGCGACGCGGAGGAAGGTCGCCCGCTCAGCCTTGTCAACCGCCGCCCCTCGATCTCCGCCCCCATATCCGGCCGCAAATCCGCTCCAGCgtcagcggcagcagctgttgcagcagcagcagcggcggcagcagcagcggcggcggccagCAGTACGGCCAGCGGATCTAGGATACACACACCACCACCGAGTCCGGCGGACCTTTTGGCCGACGGAGCCAGCAGCACACCCAAACGCTTAGTAGACG AGAACGACAATACCACGCCCAAGGACAGCGAGACGGGCGCCACCACCCTCGATTCGAATGCCGCCCCCTCCAGTCCAGCGGCCATTGAGCGGCAATCCTCCGGCGACAGCAGCTGCGAaatggaggagcagcaggatcGGCAGGATAAGCAGTCGCAGCCGAAACAGGCGAAGGTCAAGCAGGAACCCTACGATGAGGAGGGCGTCAACCATCATCAAAATcaggatgatgatgacgatgaggaGATGGAGGAGCGCTCGCTGGCCAAGCGGCCCAAAATGGAGCTGGTCGATGCCGAGGCCAACACAGTCCACACAG AACCCAGCAACTATACGTGCTCCACGTGCAAAACCCGCTACACCTCCGCCTGGCGCCTCATCCAGCACGTCCAGCACTCGCACGGCGTCAAGATCTACGTGGAGAGTCCCGGAGGAGGAGCCACATTGACGGTGGCCACACCCGCTGCCCTCAACAACAGTGCTCTGGCCTTggccgccgccgctgcagcagcatccGCTTCCGGTCTGGCGAGTCCACAGCCAGCGGTCAGTCCCAATCCTGCAGTTACATCGTCGGCCAAGAGGAGCAGTCCGCTGGGAGCAGCAGGTTCGACCATTCTGTCCACCTCCGTTAGCTCCACCTGCTCCAATTCGCTGGTGAACACCAGCGGTGGCAGCAttagcaacaccagcagcattGGCTcaccgcaacagcagcagttgcagctgcagcagcagcaggcacagcagcaacagcagcgcgtgcagcagcaacaaagagAAAATCTGGCTTCGGCCATGGCCGCTGGCATGCGTCATCATCCACTGTTGCCGCCGCCAGAGGCTATGCACGCCAATCCCTTCCAGCTGCTGCGCATGCCACTGCCACCAGCTTTGGCCCAGGCCGGAAATGTAGTTCCTACGGTGGCGCCGCTCTTTGGACGCCCCTCGCCCGCCGATCACTACCGCATGGAGCAGTTGGTGAGCGAGCAGTTCCGCCACCATGGTTTCAACctggccgccgccgctgccgccgctcaGGCGCAGTTCAATGCCAATGGTCAGGTGGTGGGTGGCGTGGTCTCCGGTTCGGGTGAGCCACGTCCTCCATCGTcgagcagcagtggcagccaGAGGGGATCGGTGCCCCCGGCTGCCCTGCCACCACCATCTCTGAgctcccagcagcagcagcaacagcagcaggcggtgcagcagcagcaacaacaaggcgcccagcagcaactccagtccgcacagcagcaacagcagtccCAGCAGCAatcgcaacagcaacagcagataACACCCGGTCTGGTTGGTGGAGCTGGTGGCTCCCTAAAATTGGAACCCCAGCAGATGGATTTTTACTCGCAGCGATTGCGTCAGCTTGCGGGCACAACAAGCCCTGGAGCTGGCAGCACTGTTAACTCGAGCTCGCCGAGTCCTCGACAGAAGCAATCGCCGCATTTCGCGAGCCCCTCGccctcgcagcagcagcaacagcaactggcCACAATCCCGCGACCCCATTCCCTCACTCCTCCCGAGAAGCTGGGCGATGCCAGCTCTGAAAATGGCAGCTTGGGACTAATCTTGGCCAGCACCCCGCGTTCCGCGAGCACGCCACCCTCGAAAACGGGAGATGTGTCCTTGCAGGAACCAATTGCCCACTGCTACTCCTGCAGCTACTGCGACAAAAAGTTCCGCTTCGAGAACAATCTGATTATCCACCAGAGGACCCACACCGGCGAGAAGCCGTACAAGTGCACTGCCTGCGACTTTGAGTGCTCCCACATCCAGAAGCTGATGAAGCACATGCGGGTGCACCGCAGTCCGGCGGATGATCAGGACAACCAGGATAACCAGGACGATGGCAGCAATGCCGATTCGCTAGAAACGAATGAGGCCGACAACGACGAGGATCCCAATCCCGACGAGTCGGAGGAGGAGTTGGGCGACGGGGATAACGATCCCGATGGCGATGGTGACCTCGATGGCGAGGATGAAGACGAGGATGAGCTGGAAGAGTGTGAGGACATGGACTATAAGGCAGAGGACCTTAGTGTTAGCAATCGTATCGATGGCAAGAGCCAGAGTCCCAAGACGACGAGTTCAGGAGCCACTTCACTGGTCGGTGAATTGATGGACAAGTTCGGTTTGTCCAACATTGCCCAGTACAGTGAGGCCTACAAGCAGGCGCTCCAGGAGTCGGGACGCAAGGaggcagccgccgccgccgcagcagctgctgcagcagccgACAACAATAATCGCGGTGGAGCGGGTGCTCCGTTGAGCGACAAGCTGAATGGTCTGCCTGTGGCCGCTCTGCGTTTGCGGGATGAGTTCGCCAAGAACTGCAACATGTTCCAGCAGCCGCAGGATGGCGGTGCTCCCTCCCAAGTACCGCTCTTCAATCCCTTCCCCAATCCCTTCGAGCTAAGCAAGCGGATGAAGATGGACGGCGGAGATTGGTGGGGCATGTCGCAGGCTCTCCACCGGAATGAGGCTCTGTTCGAAAACCTGAAGCTGAAGCCTCTGGGCCTGGGCGGAGCCAACTCGCTGATCCAGGGTCCTTTGCTCAAGAAGGAGAGTCGCCAGCGCAACGACACTTGCGAGTTCTGCGGAAAGGTGTTCAAGAACTGCTCGAATCTGACAGTGCACCGCAGAAGTCACACCGGCGAGAAGCCGTACAAGTGCGAACTGTGCTCCTACGCCTGCGCCCAGAGCTCCAAGCTGACACGGCACATGAAGACCCACGGACGGACCGGCAAGGATGTGTACCGCTGCCGCTTCTGCGACATGCCCTTCAGCGTGCCCTCGACTCTGGAGAAGCACATGCGCAAGTGCGTTGTCAACCAGGGcaaggcggcggcggctgcaaATGCGGTGGCCGCCGCTCAGGCGGCACAGGCTGCAGCGCAGCACATCCAGGCCGCTGCCCAGCAGGCTCAGGCGGTACAAGCTCAGGCGGTACAGGCCCAGGCGGCGCAGCAgtcgcaacagcagcagcaacaactgtcGCCCATGGGCGTCGTTGGCTATCCGCCGCAGTTCGTCAGCGGTCACAATCTCTCACTGCCGGGCAGCGTGAGCGGCGACAATGACTCGAATGCCTCCTCCAGCATGACCGGCGTCCATCCCATATCGCTTAAGGAGGAGGCATGA
- the Cph gene encoding chronophage, isoform J has product MDRDAEEGRPLSLVNRRPSISAPISGRKSAPASAAAAVAAAAAAAAAAAAASSTASGSRIHTPPPSPADLLADGASSTPKRLVDENDNTTPKDSETGATTLDSNAAPSSPAAIERQSSGDSSCEMEEQQDRQDKQSQPKQAKVKQEPYDEEGVNHHQNQDDDDDEEMEERSLAKRPKMELVDAEANTVHTEPSNYTCSTCKTRYTSAWRLIQHVQHSHGVKIYVESPGGGATLTVATPAALNNSALALAAAAAAASASGLASPQPAVSPNPAVTSSAKRSSPLGAAGSTILSTSVSSTCSNSLVNTSGGSISNTSSIGSPQQQQLQLQQQQAQQQQQRVQQQQRENLASAMAAGMRHHPLLPPPEAMHANPFQLLRMPLPPALAQAGNVVPTVAPLFGRPSPADHYRMEQLVSEQFRHHGFNLAAAAAAAQAQFNANGQVVGGVVSGSGEPRPPSSSSSGSQRGSVPPAALPPPSLSSQQQQQQQQAVQQQQQQGAQQQLQSAQQQQQSQQQSQQQQQITPGLVGGAGGSLKLEPQQMDFYSQRLRQLAGTTSPGAGSTVNSSSPSPRQKQSPHFASPSPSQQQQQQLATIPRPHSLTPPEKLGDASSENGSLGLILASTPRSASTPPSKTGDVSLQEPIAHCYSCSYCDKKFRFENNLIIHQRTHTGEKPYKCTACDFECSHIQKLMKHMRVHRSPADDQDNQDNQDDGSNADSLETNEADNDEDPNPDESEEELGDGDNDPDGDGDLDGEDEDEDELEECEDMDYKAEDLSVSNRIDGKSQSPKTTSSGATSLVGELMDKFGLSNIAQYSEAYKQALQESGRKEAAAAAAAAAAAADNNNRGGAGAPLSDKLNGLPVAALRLRDEFAKNCNMFQQPQDGGAPSQVPLFNPFPNPFELSKRMKMDGGDWWGMSQALHRNEALFENLKLKPLGLGGANSLIQGPLLKKESRQRNDTCEFCGKVFKNCSNLTVHRRSHTGEKPYKCELCSYACAQSSKLTRHMKTHGRTGKDVYRCRFCDMPFSVPSTLEKHMRKCVVNQGKAAAAANAVAAAQAAQAAAQHIQAAAQQAQAVQAQAVQAQAAQQSQQQQQQLSPMGVVGYPPQFVSGHNLSLPGSVSGDNDSNASSSMTGVHPISLKEEA; this is encoded by the exons ATGGATCGCGACGCGGAGGAAGGTCGCCCGCTCAGCCTTGTCAACCGCCGCCCCTCGATCTCCGCCCCCATATCCGGCCGCAAATCCGCTCCAGCgtcagcggcagcagctgttgcagcagcagcagcggcggcagcagcagcggcggcggccagCAGTACGGCCAGCGGATCTAGGATACACACACCACCACCGAGTCCGGCGGACCTTTTGGCCGACGGAGCCAGCAGCACACCCAAACGCTTAGTAGACG AGAACGACAATACCACGCCCAAGGACAGCGAGACGGGCGCCACCACCCTCGATTCGAATGCCGCCCCCTCCAGTCCAGCGGCCATTGAGCGGCAATCCTCCGGCGACAGCAGCTGCGAaatggaggagcagcaggatcGGCAGGATAAGCAGTCGCAGCCGAAACAGGCGAAGGTCAAGCAGGAACCCTACGATGAGGAGGGCGTCAACCATCATCAAAATcaggatgatgatgacgatgaggaGATGGAGGAGCGCTCGCTGGCCAAGCGGCCCAAAATGGAGCTGGTCGATGCCGAGGCCAACACAGTCCACACAG AACCCAGCAACTATACGTGCTCCACGTGCAAAACCCGCTACACCTCCGCCTGGCGCCTCATCCAGCACGTCCAGCACTCGCACGGCGTCAAGATCTACGTGGAGAGTCCCGGAGGAGGAGCCACATTGACGGTGGCCACACCCGCTGCCCTCAACAACAGTGCTCTGGCCTTggccgccgccgctgcagcagcatccGCTTCCGGTCTGGCGAGTCCACAGCCAGCGGTCAGTCCCAATCCTGCAGTTACATCGTCGGCCAAGAGGAGCAGTCCGCTGGGAGCAGCAGGTTCGACCATTCTGTCCACCTCCGTTAGCTCCACCTGCTCCAATTCGCTGGTGAACACCAGCGGTGGCAGCAttagcaacaccagcagcattGGCTcaccgcaacagcagcagttgcagctgcagcagcagcaggcacagcagcaacagcagcgcgtgcagcagcaacaaagagAAAATCTGGCTTCGGCCATGGCCGCTGGCATGCGTCATCATCCACTGTTGCCGCCGCCAGAGGCTATGCACGCCAATCCCTTCCAGCTGCTGCGCATGCCACTGCCACCAGCTTTGGCCCAGGCCGGAAATGTAGTTCCTACGGTGGCGCCGCTCTTTGGACGCCCCTCGCCCGCCGATCACTACCGCATGGAGCAGTTGGTGAGCGAGCAGTTCCGCCACCATGGTTTCAACctggccgccgccgctgccgccgctcaGGCGCAGTTCAATGCCAATGGTCAGGTGGTGGGTGGCGTGGTCTCCGGTTCGGGTGAGCCACGTCCTCCATCGTcgagcagcagtggcagccaGAGGGGATCGGTGCCCCCGGCTGCCCTGCCACCACCATCTCTGAgctcccagcagcagcagcaacagcagcaggcggtgcagcagcagcaacaacaaggcgcccagcagcaactccagtccgcacagcagcaacagcagtccCAGCAGCAatcgcaacagcaacagcagataACACCCGGTCTGGTTGGTGGAGCTGGTGGCTCCCTAAAATTGGAACCCCAGCAGATGGATTTTTACTCGCAGCGATTGCGTCAGCTTGCGGGCACAACAAGCCCTGGAGCTGGCAGCACTGTTAACTCGAGCTCGCCGAGTCCTCGACAGAAGCAATCGCCGCATTTCGCGAGCCCCTCGccctcgcagcagcagcaacagcaactggcCACAATCCCGCGACCCCATTCCCTCACTCCTCCCGAGAAGCTGGGCGATGCCAGCTCTGAAAATGGCAGCTTGGGACTAATCTTGGCCAGCACCCCGCGTTCCGCGAGCACGCCACCCTCGAAAACGGGAGATGTGTCCTTGCAGGAACCAATTGCCCACTGCTACTCCTGCAGCTACTGCGACAAAAAGTTCCGCTTCGAGAACAATCTGATTATCCACCAGAGGACCCACACCGGCGAGAAGCCGTACAAGTGCACTGCCTGCGACTTTGAGTGCTCCCACATCCAGAAGCTGATGAAGCACATGCGGGTGCACCGCAGTCCGGCGGATGATCAGGACAACCAGGATAACCAGGACGATGGCAGCAATGCCGATTCGCTAGAAACGAATGAGGCCGACAACGACGAGGATCCCAATCCCGACGAGTCGGAGGAGGAGTTGGGCGACGGGGATAACGATCCCGATGGCGATGGTGACCTCGATGGCGAGGATGAAGACGAGGATGAGCTGGAAGAGTGTGAGGACATGGACTATAAGGCAGAGGACCTTAGTGTTAGCAATCGTATCGATGGCAAGAGCCAGAGTCCCAAGACGACGAGTTCAGGAGCCACTTCACTGGTCGGTGAATTGATGGACAAGTTCGGTTTGTCCAACATTGCCCAGTACAGTGAGGCCTACAAGCAGGCGCTCCAGGAGTCGGGACGCAAGGaggcagccgccgccgccgcagcagctgctgcagcagccgACAACAATAATCGCGGTGGAGCGGGTGCTCCGTTGAGCGACAAGCTGAATGGTCTGCCTGTGGCCGCTCTGCGTTTGCGGGATGAGTTCGCCAAGAACTGCAACATGTTCCAGCAGCCGCAGGATGGCGGTGCTCCCTCCCAAGTACCGCTCTTCAATCCCTTCCCCAATCCCTTCGAGCTAAGCAAGCGGATGAAGATGGACGGCGGAGATTGGTGGGGCATGTCGCAGGCTCTCCACCGGAATGAGGCTCTGTTCGAAAACCTGAAGCTGAAGCCTCTGGGCCTGGGCGGAGCCAACTCGCTGATCCAGGGTCCTTTGCTCAAGAAGGAGAGTCGCCAGCGCAACGACACTTGCGAGTTCTGCGGAAAGGTGTTCAAGAACTGCTCGAATCTGACAGTGCACCGCAGAAGTCACACCGGCGAGAAGCCGTACAAGTGCGAACTGTGCTCCTACGCCTGCGCCCAGAGCTCCAAGCTGACACGGCACATGAAGACCCACGGACGGACCGGCAAGGATGTGTACCGCTGCCGCTTCTGCGACATGCCCTTCAGCGTGCCCTCGACTCTGGAGAAGCACATGCGCAAGTGCGTTGTCAACCAGGGcaaggcggcggcggctgcaaATGCGGTGGCCGCCGCTCAGGCGGCACAGGCTGCAGCGCAGCACATCCAGGCCGCTGCCCAGCAGGCTCAGGCGGTACAAGCTCAGGCGGTACAGGCCCAGGCGGCGCAGCAgtcgcaacagcagcagcaacaactgtcGCCCATGGGCGTCGTTGGCTATCCGCCGCAGTTCGTCAGCGGTCACAATCTCTCACTGCCGGGCAGCGTGAGCGGCGACAATGACTCGAATGCCTCCTCCAGCATGACCGGCGTCCATCCCATATCGCTTAAGGAGGAGGCATGA